AAAATTAGTTATACTTAAATAGTTACATTATACAGATAATTGAACTGAGGAGAGACATGTTTGGCATAACTAATAGACGCAACATCCCAATCGCGATATGGATCATCATTTTTTTGATCATCATTAGCCTATCTATCATTGTATCTGTCAGTCATGGTCAAGCTGATATATCATTTTGGGATGTCGTGCAGATTTTGGTCAATAAAATAAGTCATGGCGCCATAGGTGATATAAAAGACTTACCAGTTTCATCTGTTAATATTATTTGGTTCATCAGAATGCCAAGGATTTGTTTGGCGATCTTTGTTGGTCTGGGTCTTGCCTTATGTGGTATGGTCATGCAGGCAGTGGTGCAAAATCCGCTGGCTGATCCCTATATCCTAGGCATATCATCTGGCTCATCACTAGGTGCCACCTTTGCTATCTTGATTGGCTTTGGGTCAAGCTCTATCTTTTCTCAGTTTGGTGTCGGATTCGGGGCCTTTGTAGGTGCCATGATTGCGACTTTTTCAGTTTTACTGCTGTCTAGTATCGGTGGGCGTATGACCAGTGTCAAATTGGTCTTATCTGGCTCAGTGATTAGTAGTCTACTGGGAGCCATATCCAATCTCGTTGTTTACTTAGCAGGTAATTCAGAAGGGATTAAAACGATTCAGTTTTGGTTGATGGGCAGTCTAGCATCAGCCAGCTGGTCCAAGTTAGGGATGGTAATCCTACCGGTTCTCGCCGTATTTATCTTTTTTACTACCCAATCAAGAGTGCTAAATGTTATGCTTTTAGGGGATGAGGCTGCGATTACACTGGGTGTTTCTCTGGTTAACTATAGAAGATTATATATGTCTTTGACAGCATTAGTCACAGGCTTGATCGTTGCAAACTCTGGTATGATTGGCTTTGTCGGTTTAATCATTCCGCATATTGTTCGTGCGTTGTTTGGTAGTGACCATAAAGTGACCTTACCGATGACAGCAGTATCAGGCGCTTTATTTATGATTTGGGCAGATTTGATTTCCCGCGTTTTGATTAAAAGTGTGGAGTTGCCTATCGGGATTATTACAGCGATGATTGGGGCACCCTTGTTCATTTATATCATTGTCAAAAAAGGCTATAGCTTTGGGAGTTAGAGATGGAATTAACGATTGAAAATATTGAGGTAGAGGTGGCGCATCAGGCGATTGTCAAAAATGTGACCTTGAAAGTTCCTGATAAGCAGACCGTGGGGCTGATTGGGGCCAATGGTTCTGGTAAATCAACCTTACTAAAAAGTATTTATAGAAGCATTTCGCCAACAAAGGGAACTATCTTTTTAGATGATCTGAATGTCTTAAAATCACCAACTAAAGAGGTAGCAAAACATCTCGGTGTGGTCGGCCAGTTTAATGAGTTAAATTTTGATCTGACTGTTGAGCAAATGGTCTTATTAGGCAGAACACCACATAAAAAGATGATGGAGTCTGATAATCTCTATGATCATCAACGGGTACAAGAAGCACTCCTAAGAACGAATCTGATGAACTACAAGAATAGGAGTTTTATCTCACTCTCTGGTGGTGAAAAACAACGTGTCATCTTGGCCAGGACCATCGCCCAAGAACCGCAAGTGATGATTTTAGATGAGCCGAC
The DNA window shown above is from Lactococcus paracarnosus and carries:
- a CDS encoding FecCD family ABC transporter permease, producing MFGITNRRNIPIAIWIIIFLIIISLSIIVSVSHGQADISFWDVVQILVNKISHGAIGDIKDLPVSSVNIIWFIRMPRICLAIFVGLGLALCGMVMQAVVQNPLADPYILGISSGSSLGATFAILIGFGSSSIFSQFGVGFGAFVGAMIATFSVLLLSSIGGRMTSVKLVLSGSVISSLLGAISNLVVYLAGNSEGIKTIQFWLMGSLASASWSKLGMVILPVLAVFIFFTTQSRVLNVMLLGDEAAITLGVSLVNYRRLYMSLTALVTGLIVANSGMIGFVGLIIPHIVRALFGSDHKVTLPMTAVSGALFMIWADLISRVLIKSVELPIGIITAMIGAPLFIYIIVKKGYSFGS
- a CDS encoding ABC transporter ATP-binding protein, whose amino-acid sequence is MELTIENIEVEVAHQAIVKNVTLKVPDKQTVGLIGANGSGKSTLLKSIYRSISPTKGTIFLDDLNVLKSPTKEVAKHLGVVGQFNELNFDLTVEQMVLLGRTPHKKMMESDNLYDHQRVQEALLRTNLMNYKNRSFISLSGGEKQRVILARTIAQEPQVMILDEPTNHLDIRYQLEILTAVKDLNITTFVALHDLELTASYCDYIYALKDGELIAQGRPEEVLTESLITDIFQVKCQIYENPITKKLGFHYSI